Within the Kribbella aluminosa genome, the region AGCATGCGGTCCAGGTCCTTGGCTTCGGCGTCGCCTACCCAGCGTTTGAGTTTGCGGGTGACGCGTTCCTGGACCTTCACGAGTTCGCGGATCGTGCGGGTGATGCGGATGATCTCGCGGACCACGTACGACGCGTAGACGAGCAGCGCGTTGGCCAGTGAGTTCCAGCCCATCGCGCGGAACGCGAGGTAGAGGCCGACCGACAGGATCAGCAGCCGGGTGTGCCGGACCAGGCGTTCCTTCTCCTCGGTGATCCGTTTGTAGACCACCTTGACGACTTCTCGGAGCGTGGTGACCGTCTCCGTCACGTACCGCTGGCCGTCCGGGTCGCTGAACGTCACCGGACTGTTGTTGGCGTACGCGTACGCGTTCATCTGCTGTGGATCCTCGGTGTCCAGCTGGGGATCCGCCGAGATGAACCGGCCGCTGTCCGGGTCGTACTCGCGCGCCCCCAGGTGCACCAGCCCGGTCTGGTCGTCCTGCACTCCGCCGACGAAGCCCCGCTGGCCCGGCCACGCTGTCGGGGCGGTGCCGCGCACCTCGCCGTACGGCGTGATCCGGCGACGCTGCACCGCCAGTGTGTCCGCGTCGACCGAGACGGTCATGGTGCCGTGGTGGTCGCCGCTGACCCAGGTGACCTTGTTCCCGGTGCGTACCGCCACCTGCTGGTCGCCCAGCGCGTAGTACCGCGTACCGACCAGTGATCCGTCCGGCTTCAGCTGCAGTTCGGTGTCGCCGATGAACAACGTCGTACCGCTGGCGTCCTTGCGGAGGATGCGGCTGCCGTCGGCGGCGTAGATGGACGAGCTGGTCTTGCCGTTGCCGGCGAGCTGCCCGAGTTTGCCGTCGTCGGTCCAGGCCAGGGTGTCCGTGACACCTCCCTTGGTGCGGGTCTGCAGGTTGCCGTCGAGGTCGTACCCGTACTGGTCGACCCGGGTGCCGCCGGTGCCGGCGGTGGTCACCTTCTGCACGGCGTGCGGTTGCGGCTGCCCGGTGGCCGGGTACTCGTACGTGGCGTTGGTCTGGCCGCCAGGGGTGATCCGCTGTTCGCTCTTCCGGTTGCCGATGGCATCGAACGTCCAGCTGTACCAGTAGGGTGCCGGACCGCCGAGGGCGTTCTTGTCCGGGACGGGGCCGCAGTCACCACTGGACGGCGTCCACGCCTGCGTCAGCCGCCGGTAATCGTCGTACCCGAAGCACTGCGTGTCCTTGGCGTCGACGGTCGTCGGGGTGTCGGTCGCCTTGACGATGTTGCCGGCCGGGTCGTATCCGTACCGGACGTCCGACTCGTACCCGTTCGGTGTCAGCATGCTGGACCGGGACAACCGGTGCGATCCGGGTTCGTACTCGAACAGCTGCTCCGCCCAGTTGCCGCCGTTCGCCATCTGGATCCGGCTGGTCTCGCCGTACGGCGTGTAGTCGGTCTCGCTGACGTACGACGACGCGCCCGTCAGGCTGATCGGCCGGCTGCGCTGGTCGTACCCGACCGTGACAGTCTCGTCCGGCAGACCGCCGCGGCCCGGCGTGGTCGTGGTCTTCAGCTGGCCGTCGGCGGTGTACGTCGTACTGACCGGATACGTGCCGCCGAGCTTGCCCTCGGACGCCGGGATGACGAGCTCGGTACCGGTCGGACGCCCGCCGTCGTCGTACCCGGTATAGCGCAGCGTGTAGGCGTTGCCGCCGACGTACCGCGTCGCGCTGGTGAGCGAACCGGGCTTGATGGTGTCGTACTTCCACTCGGTCAGGAGCGTGTCGCCGTTCTTCACCGTCACCTGTCGGCCGAGATCGTCGTACCCGTATGTGAGCGTGACCTTCCGGGCGTCGGTCGTGGTCGCCACCTGGTCGAGGTCGTTGTAGGTGTACGTCGTCGTCCCACGGTCCGGGTCGTTCTCCTCGATCTTGCGGCCGCGGACGTCGTACGTGTACTGCCAGACGTTCCCGGCAGGGTCCGTGACGCTCGCGAGCTGACCAGCGGGCGTGTACGTGTAGCTGGTCTTGTCGTACGTACCGGTCGCCTTGTTCCCGTGGTAGCTGCGCAGCTCGACGAGGCGGCCCTGCAGATCGGTGATCCGGGTCGTCGCCTGGTCACCGGCCGGCGGCTCGATCGTCTCCACACCGGTGCCGTTGGTGTGCGTCCGGGTCCACTGCGTGGCACCCAGCGACAGGAACGACTCCTGCTGCGGACGGCCGAGGGCGTCGTACGACGTGAGCTTCTGCGCCGGGACCTCCTTCTCGTCGGTCGGCTTGACGATCTCGAACCCGATCGGCGCGTCGTTGGCGTACGGGCCGTTCTGCTTGACCTGCTGGCCCCGGCTGTCGGTGATGTAGTCCGTGACGATCCGGCCGATGCCGTCCGCGGCCTCGGACTGCGTCTGACGGCGGCGCATCAGGCCGTCGCTGAACTCCCGGGTCAGCTCGGTCGAGCCGTCGGCGCGCAGCGAGGTCGTAGAGACCACGCCGGGCTTGCCGGGCTCGTTGGAGTAGTCGGCGGCCGAGTTCGGGGTCGACGAGGTGTTGCCGGGCAGCCAGGTCTGGACCGAGCGACCGAGCGGGTCACGCGTGGTCCTCGTCGTGCGGCCCGCCACATCGGTGACGGCGACCTCTTCACCCCACGCCGGATCCAGGCTGCTCGTCGCGGTCTGTCCGTTCGGCTGTGTGGTCTTCGTCGTGGTCAGCGGGCCACCGGCGGCCGGCGCGTAGTCGACCGTCGTCGTCCGCTGCAGTGCGTCGTTAGTGTGCCGGACACGCCCGAACGTGTCGTAGTCCGCCGTACTCACGGTCTGGTACGTCGGCTGACCGCCGGTGTCGAACCCGGACAGCCGCTGGACCGCGAGCTTGTCCCCGTTCGCCGGGTCGTAGCTGGTCTTGGTGTCGGACAGTACGTCCTTGTTCGTCCACGGCTTGTCGCAGGCCACCTTGACGGTCTGCTCCCGCGACGGCAGCTCGGCGATCCCGGCAGCCGGGTTGTCGAAGTACTCGTACCGGGTACAGACGTCGTCGTTCGGGTCGGCCAGGTTTCCCAGGTCGGTCTTCGCGGTCAACCGGCCGGTCGCCTCGTCGTAGGCATTGGACGACGAGCTCTGCAGCCACCCGCTCCCGACCGCCTGGTCCTGCCGAATCGCCTTGTCCTGTACGCGGTAGGCCTTGGTCGTACCCCAGGCCTTGACCCGGGTCGCGGTCGGGTCCTTCGAGACCCACTGGTCGGTGATCGACCGGTCGACCACCGTGCTGCCGGAGTACGTCGTCTGCTCGCGGAGCTTGCCGGCCAACGGGTTCAGGTCCGCGGACTTGGCACCGGTGGAGTCGGTCACGTCGACGGTCTTCACCGACCCGTCCTGCCGGACGTCACCGTCCATGCCGCGGTAGTAGATGTTCATCTTGACCGTGGCCGGGCCGTCCGTGCCGTTCCCGGTGGTCACCTTCACCTTCTCGTAGCCGCGCCACTGCGACCAGGTCTTGCGGTCGACCTCGACCAGCCCGTCCTCCTCGTCGTGCCGCCAGGCCGGGGCCTCCGGGTACGCGATGTTCGTCACCTGCCCAGGGGTGCCGCCGACCAGATCGGACTCGGTGACCTGGTTCACGACGTACTTCGCGAACCAGTCCTGACGTTCCGCCTGGTCCTTCGGGGTCCACTTGATCGGGTAGCACCGCTTGCCGTTGTTGTCGACCGGCGGAAGGTCGGACGGGACCGTGCAGTCCGGTCCGAGGTAGTTCACGGCAACCTGCCCGCCGGTTCCGTAGGTGATGGTCTTGATCCGCGGCCAGATCAGCGCCGGCTGGCCCTGCGAGTCCGGGCCGATCAGGCGGTTCGGCAGCAGTTGCGCGGCGAAGGTCACCTCGGGCAGGGCCTTCGAGCCACCGACCAGTCCGGTGCTGGTGATGCCCTCCAGCCAGAGCATCCCGCTCCGGCCGCCGTCGTTCGGGTCCAGGAAGCTCTGCCGGAGCGTCCAGGACTCGACCGGTTGGTACGCCGTACCGCGCCAGACCTCGGTGACGACGCGGGACAGCCGCTTCTTCGTCCAGAACGACGGGTACAGCAGGTCGCCGCAGTTCGTGGTGCTGGTGCACTCCTGGTCGAGCGGTGTGTCCACATAGTCGGACGCGACGCACCCACTGGCCTTGAGACACCGCTCGGCGGTCTCGAACCGGACCTGCGCCACCTTGGCGGTGTTGTCGGCCAGCTTGCCCGCCTGCTGGCCGTACTCGATCCGGTTCAGGTTGCCGGCCCGCACGTAGTCGGCGACCAGCGTCGACTTGCCGGCCCGGCCGTACTTGTTGGTCTCGACGTCGTAGTAGAAGCTCATCGTGTTGCCGTGCCGATCCACGACGTAGTCGAGGTTCCAGCGGTACGCCTGCTGGCAGAACGAGTCCACGAACGCCGTCGCGTGGCAGGGCTCGCCCGGGTTGTTGCCGGCCACCGGGACGGTCCACGCCGAGTTCGTCGAACCGCTTGCCCCCGGCAACTTGTTGAGGCCGAAGTAGTACTGCGTCCCGGACTTGTCGGTGATCCGCCAGTACTCTCCCTTGGCGGCCAGGCCGGTGGCCGGGCCGCCGTCGCCGTTGTCCGCGCCGGAGAGCTTCTCGATGGTCAGCCCGTCGTCGGTGCGGGAGTGCCAGGTCTGGGTCTGGTCGTCGAGCACGAGCTCCCCGCCGGCGCCGTTCAGCGTGAAGGTCGCGTTGTCGGTCGCCCAGCAGAAGTCGCCGGTGACGCCGGTACCGTTGTTGCCCTTCTGCTCGGTCTTCGACGCGCAGGAGGCGTACCGGCGCTCGATCGTGCCACCGGGCGCGAACTCGAACCCGGCGCCGACCCACGACGCCTGGCTGTTCGCCGCGGTCGTCCGCCCGTCCACCGATCCGGACGCGTACCCGAGTGCCAGCGTGGGCTTGGGTCCGCCGAGGCTCGGCGGCACCTGCATCGGATAGGACCAGCTGAAGTCGCCGGACGACCCGCCGACCTGCCAGGTAGCGGTCGGCGTCAGCGAGGTCGCCGTACCGTCGCCCGCCGGACCTGCCGCCGCGGCGCTCAGAGCGAACGTCGCCGGCCCGGCACCCGCCGGTACGTCGGCCGAGATCTCGCCCTTGCCGTCGTTGTGCGACGGCAGCCGGACCGGCGTACATCCCGCACAGTCCGGAACACTGACCACCTGGAGCCGGGTGGACCAGTCGCCGCCGAACGCCTGCCGGAAGCCGCTGTAGTCCAGCCGCAGCGACACCTTCCCGGTCTTCGTGACGCCGTCGGTCCGGTTGATCCGGAACCGCAACTGGTTGCCCGTTGGACCGAGCAGTTCGACGGCCACCTTCGACGGCGAGTCCGCAACGGCCTGGCCCGCCGCTGCCTTGGCCGCGGCCTTGGTCGCCGCCGTCTTGGTCGCCGCCGCCTTGTTCGCGGCGGCCGTCGGGCCGATCCGGATCGGCAGTGAGCCGGCTTGGGTCGCGGGGCCGGTGATCGTGGTGTTCGCGTGCCCGGACAGCGTCGTGGTCCAGTCGACAGGCTGCGCCTGCGGCCTCGGTACGGCGACCTCGGCCCGTCCGGGCGCCGGCCACTGCGGCTGGGCGACCGCGGTGATCGCGTGTTCGGAGTCCCGGTCGGGCAGGCCGGGTTTCGCCGGCAGGTCCTGGACCGGGACGGACGGTTCCCGGGCCGGCTTGCCGTGACTGGCGGTGTGCTTCGCGGGAGTCAGCGCGGCGGGCGCGACCCCGGGTGTGGTGGCTACCAGGCTGACGGCGAGAACCCCCGCCGTCGAAGCCAGCAGCAGGTGCCGGCGATAGCGCATGAGTTCCCCCTGAAATGGGCGGCGGGACGCCGTCAGTGCACCGTCGGAATCACCGGATCGGCAACGATTTCGACGGGCTTCGAATGGCCTCGTGCGGCCGATTCCACGGAGCTCGAAAGGCCTTCCGCACGCTGACTGCGGGTGTCATCGTGTCCGCGTCGTCACACACCGTCCGAACAGCAGGGGGCCGCAGTGCGCGCGTTCCGGATCACTCAGGTACTGGCCGTTCTGGCCGCCGCTGCTCCACTGGTGCTGACCCAGTCACCACCCTCGGTCGCGACACCGCCGGCCCGCACCCCGGACAGCCCGTCCGCGCAGGCACGACGTACCGGCGAACGGGTGGAACTGCCGCAGCTGCGGACCGCGTCACGGCAGGTGTTCGTGAACCCCGACGGCACGCACACGCTCGTCCAGCACGCGACGCCGACGGTCGACTCCACCTTGTCCGTCGGCGCCGACGGACTGGTGCACCCGGCGTCCAACGCCAAGGGTCTGGCGTTCTCCGGCGGCGGTACCGGCGACCGGCTCGTCAGCCTGGGGTCGTTCCGCATGGGCTGGGCCGGTGTGCTTCCCAAGCCGGCACTGCACGGCGATACGGCGACGTACGCCGAGGTGCTGCCCGGCGTCGACCTGCGGCTGCGGGCCGAGCCGACCGGCTTCTCGAAGGCTCTGGTCGTCAAGAACCGGGCGGCAGCGAGCAACCCGGCGCTCCGTGAACTGCGCTTCAAGATCAGCGGACTCACGTTCACCTCGAGGCCTGACGGTACGACGCTCGGCGCCGACCGCCGCGGGCATGTGGTGCTCGCCGCGACCCAGCCGTTGATGTGGGACTCCGCCTCCGAACCGATCACCGTCAAGGCCTCCTCGACACTCCAGGACGGCGTACTGACCGTGCGGCCGGATCGGGCGATGCTGACATCGGCGGCGACGCGGTATCCGGTGACCATCGACCCGTCCTGGTCCGACCCCGCGGACGACCTGTGGACACACGTCGATCAGCTCCACCCGGAACAGGACTACTGGGCCTACGACCGCGCCGAGGGCGCCAAGGTCGGCCAGGCCTGGGGAGCCTACACCGACACGTACCGATCGGCCTTCCAGCTCGGTACGACGGGGATCGCCGGTGCCCGGGTGATCGACGCGCGGTTCACGATCGTGCTCGACCACTCGCCGACCGGGAGCCCCACGCCCACCGACCTGTACCAGACCACTCCGATCAGCCGGGCGAACCAGGTCACCTGGAACAACCTCGGCTGGCCGCAGTACCTGGCGACCGCGAGCGGCAACGCCTGGACCGGCCACCAGCCGGACATGACGATGGGCTTCAGCTCCGCCGCCCTCACCGCCTTGCTGCAGGGCGTCGCCGATCGGCGGGAGTCCTCGATCTCGCTCGGCCTGCGGGCGCCGGACGAGACCAACGAGGCGCAGTGGAAGAGGTTCCACGGTGAGACCGCGACGATCGTTGTCACCTACAACAACCCGCCGCGGGCACCACTGAAGGTGAACTTCGACTCGCCAAAATCCTGCGGCACCGCCACTGCACCGATCCCGGTGAACGACCCGACCCCGACCTTCTCGGCCGTCGGGAGCGACCCGGACGGCGACAACCTGGTGAACCGGCTGGAGATCCACCGCGTCGCCGACGACAGCACGGTCTATCAGCAGGACACGGCGATCACCGGCAACGGTGCCGCGTTCACCTGGGCGCCGGTCCCGGCCGGGACGCTGGCCGAGGGTACGCCGTACTACTACGTTGCCCGTAGCAACGACCAGGTCGCCGGTGACGGCGTCGAGTTCGGGCCGGCCAGTCCGCCGTGCTACTTCACGCTCGACGCAACCAGCCCCGGCGTACCGTCGCTGTCGTCCACGGACTTCCCGGACGGTCTGCCCGGCCGGCCGGCCCGTGAGGTCGGCATCGTCAAGCTCTCGCCGGCTGCCGGCGACACCGACGTCACGGAGTACCGGTACGGCTTCAGCCAGGACCGGATCCTGCTGACGGTGAAGGCCAAGCCGGACGGTACCGCCGACCTCCCGGTCAGTGTGCCGGCCACCAGCCGGAAGCTCTTCGTCCGGGCCGTGGACCGGGCCGGCAACCCGAGCCTCGACCAGTACGGGCAGCCGGCGTACGCCTCGTGGACGATGCTCGCGAAGTCCAACGGGACGGCGCCGCGGATCCGCGGCGACGTGAACGGCGACGGCGCGGCCGACGTGGTGATGGTGCTCGACCAGGGCAACGGACGGACCGGGGTCTGGAACGTCGACAGTCTCAACGGTGCGTTCGCGACCGGGACGATGTCGTGGGACAGCGGCATCAACGGCGGGTTCGCGTTGTCCCGCAGCCTGCCGGTGCAGGGCGACTTCAACAACGACGGCCGCACCGACGTGGCGTTCTTCCGCGACGAGCCCGGGCGACGCCCGGCGCTCTATCCGATGTACTCGGACGGCAACCGGTACGACCCGCCGCCGACCCCCGTCTGGAAGGCGCCGGCCGCGGACTGGACGATCGCGAGCGCCCACGTCACCTCGGGCGATGTGAACGGCGACAAGATCTCGGACATCGTCGTACAACTGAACACCGGCAACGGGACGTGGCGCGTGCTGGTGTTCCCCGGTGGCAACCTGTCCGCACCGGTGCAGTGGTTGCAGACGACCACCGCGGGTGGCGAGTGGGCCTCGACGCAGCCCGTGGTGGCCGACGTCAACGGGGACGGCAAGGCTGACCTCGCCGTCATCCGCAAGGTCAGCGGCTGCCGGACGGTTATCGACGTGTACCCGTCGTCCGGTACGGCGTTCGGCAGCGCGACTCCGGCGTACGACGGTGACTACTGCGCCGACAAGGGCCATCCGGTCGTCGGTGACGTGGACGGCGACGGCAAGGACGACATCGTCTCGATCTACGACACCGGCTCCGGTACCGCACTCAAGGTGTTCCACTCCAGCGGTACGGCGTACACGCTGTCGGACTGGTGGACGGGCGCCGGCTGGGACCCGCTGCGGACCTCTTTGCAGGTCGGCGACTTCAACAAGGACGGCAAGGACGACGCCGCGCTGGTGACCGCGCTCGACGGTGGCGGTCGCCAGGTCTCGCGGCTGCCGTCCAACGGGACCGCGTTCGGTACGCCGGTCCCGGACTGGAAGGAGACGGCGGTCGGTGCGGGTACTGGGCCGAAGTACGACATCGAGCCGCGGACGTACGAGCTGGTGTCGCGGAACAGCGGCAAGTGCATGGAGGTGGCAGGCGCGAGCCAGACCGACCCGGCAGTCGTGCAGCAGTGGGACTGCTTCGGCGGGCTGCACCAGCGGTTCCGGGTCGTGCCGGTCGCGGGCACCGAGCAGTACCAACTGGAGATGGTGCATGTGAACGGCGCGTCGCTCGACGGGACGCCGCGTTGTGTTGACGTGGGCAACCAGAGCACGGCCGACGACGCCCCACTCGTGCAGTGGAAGTGCGCGGGTACCGGCAACCAGCAGGTGCTGCTGGACTATGTCGAGGGCAGTAGTTACGACACCGTGGTGCGATTGCGGTTCGCGCACAGCGGGAAGTGTGCCGCGGTGCAGAACGCTGGAACGGCCAACGGCAACGCGGTGATCCAGAGGACGTGCGCCGCGGTTCCCGAGCAGCAGTGGATCCTGCGCGCGGCCCTGAACTCCACACAGCTCGACGGCCGGTACAAGGTCGGCGCGCTGCGACAACCGAGCGACAAGGACTACGTGCTCGACATGAAGGACTGTACGCCGGCGTCCGGGGTGCGGACCTGGGACTGGATCCCGGCGAGCCAGTGCCAGCGCTGGCAGTTCAAGCCGCTGGGCGACGACATCTACCAGATCGTCGACCCGTCGACGAACACCGCGCTGCAAGTGCTCGGCTGCTCCCGGCAGGCAGCGGCGCAGGTGATCGTGCTGCAGGCCGACCAGTCGGAGTGCCAGCGCTGGCGCGTCGAGCCGGCGATCGACGGTACGTGGACGATCCAGCAGGCCGACACCGGGTTCACCCTCGACGTACCGGGTTGTGTGGACACGAAGGCCGACCACCTGATCGTCTGGAACTACTGGAACGGTCCGTGCCAGCGCTGGAAGCTGACAAAGACGTGATCAGCGCAGCGCCGCACCCCCGCCTCCAGCGCCCCCGAACGCAGCCAGTCGCCCGAGCCCGGCGCCCGGCAGACAATCGCCGACCCGACGAGCATTCCACTCCACAAGCCGACTTTGAGAACCCACCGACCGTTTGGTGGCCGGAAAAGTGGTTGGTGGGTTCTCAAAGATGAGCTGTACAGTGCTGACGCCGGAGGCTTCGGCACCCCGGCGGCGGAGAGGAGGTGAGCGCGATGTCGAGTTCGACCGTCGTGCTGCCCCGTTGCCGTGTCCGCGGCTGAGCGGGGTGGCTTCGTACCACCAAGGAGTAGTCGCACATGACCGAAGTACAACGTCCGTCGCTGACCGCCGGTGAGCGGGAGCAGTTGACCGGATGGCTCGACCTGCAACGGTCCTTCGTCCGGATGAAGTGCGCCGGACTCGGCGAGGAAGATGCCCACCGCAAGGTTGTCCCGACCTCGCCGTTGATGACCCCGGCCGGGCTGGTCGCCCACCTGCGCTGGGTGGAGTACGGGTGGTTCCAGCTCGGGCTCGTCGGCGTCGCGGACACCGGCCAGACGCCGTGGACCGAGGACGGGCACGTCGACGCCGAGATGTTCGTCGACGACGTACCGCTGGCCCAGTTGCTCGACGAGTACGACGAGGAATGCGGGCGCTCGAACGCCGTGATCGCGGACCTGCCGCTGGACGCCGTCGAGGTGGGGCAACCCGCTGACAAGGCAGCTTCCTTGCGGCATGTGCTGTGTCACATGATCGAGGAGACCGCCCGGCACGTCGGGCACCTCGACATCATCCGGGAGCTGCTCGACGGCACGAAGGGTTACACGAAGGTGGAGTGACCCGGTTACGCCTGCGCCGAGGGGTGGATAGGATGTCCGGCATCTGGCACGGGGTAGCGACAAGAGGTGTGATGAGGGAACCCTCCGTACGCCGTTATTCCGGGCGGTCAGTCGAAGAGTGGAAGGCCGCGCGCCGGGAACGGCTGCTGGCTGCCGCGCTCGAGCTCTTCGGGACCGAAGGATATCCGGCGACATCCGTGGAACGCCTGTGCACACAGGCGAAAGTGTCCACCCGGCACTTCTACCACGAGTTCCAGAACAAGGAAGCCGTGCTGCTCGCGGTGCACGCGCAGGTGATCGAGTTGGCGGTCCGGAACACCGGGGACGCACTAACCCGGACCGCCGACCAGCCGGTGCGGGAGCGGATCACCGCGGCCGTCGACTCGTACCTGCGGACCATCATGGCGGACCTCCGGCGGGCCCGGATCTCGTTCGTCGAGGTGGTCGGCACCAGCCCGGCGGTCGAGGAGCAGCGGAACGCGTTCCGGGAGCTGCTGGTCGGCAAGGTCCGCGACCTCGGCGACACCGCGGTGGAACGCGGCGAGATCAGGCGCAAGGACTTCCGGTTCCTCGCGCTGGCGTTCCTCGGCGCGGTGAACGCGGTCGTCCACGACTGGATGCTCGCGGACCCGCGCCCGCCGGAGCAGAAGGTGCAGAAGTCCCTCCGCGACCTGGCCGTCCAGCTGATCACGGCCTAGTCCCGGGCTAGTCGAGGTACCGCTTGCGCAGTTCGGCGAGGGCCTCGTCGCGCGGGACGGCGGCGCCGGCGGCGTACGCGGCCTCGTAGGCCTCGTTGCCCAGGGCATCCCGCAGCTGGTCGACCAGCCGTTGTACGTCGGCGTCCGGGATCGTCCGGAGGCCCTTCATCGTGGCGGCGAGCCCGAACACCCGGGCCACGTCCGCGGGCTCGCTGGTCAGAAGGTCGGCGTGCAGCCCGATCTCGACGACCGCGGCCCGCGACCGGCATGTCCTCGGTGCCGAGCGCCAGCCCGATGGCTTCCCGGGCGCGCTGCTGGGCCTTCTCGACGTCGCCGGTGAACGCGTAGATCCGGCTCAGCTGGCTGAGCATCACCGCCTGCCCGTGCGGCGCCATCCGCTCGGCCTCGAGGTCGAGGGTCGCGTACGCACGTTCCGCGAGCGCACGCGCCTCCTCGATCCGCCCGAGCCGGAACTCCACCTTCGCCAGGCCCATGTACGCCATCGCCTCGCCACCGCGCGACCCCGTCTGCTCGGACAGCTGCAACGCCCGCTGCAGGTCGGCGCGGGCGCCCTCGTGGTCGCCCAGCTCGACCCGGCTCATCGCGCAACTGCCGAGCAACTGCCCGACGCCTTCGGTGGTACCGAGCTCCTCGATCAGCCGGAGCGCCTCGACCAGCGACTCCAGCGCGGCGGCGTGATCGCCGTTGCTCGCCTGGTACCCGGCGAGCCCGCGCAGCGCCATCGACGTACCGAAGCGGTCGCCGATCTCGCGGAAACCGTCCAGCGCGACCGTGAGGTCGGCCGCCATCTCGGTGACCTCGCCCTCGTTCTCGCGGAACATCGCACTGGCCATGACGCCCATGTTCCGGATCCACGGATCCGGGTGCCGGCCGGCGGCCTCCAGTTCCGCGAAGCAGGTCGCCTTGTCCCGTCGTACGGCGGCCCAGACCGCGTTGGTGAACAACCCGATCCCGGAGTCGACCAGGATCGGGTGCTTCCGGGTCATCCAGCGAACCGTGGCCAGCCCGCGGGCCGCCTGCCGGAACGCCTTGGCGGGGTCCAGCCCCGTCGACATCCGGCCGAGCGCGAGCAGGTACAGCGCCTCGGCCTTGTCCAGCGGCACAGTCCGGCCCGGTACGGCGAGTGCGGCCTGCATCCAGGTCACCGCCTCGGCCGGGCGGCCGCTCATCGTCCAGTACTCCCCGAGCACCGCGACCATCTGTACGGCGACCCGCGCGGAGCCGGTGTCGATCGCGGTCCGGAGCGCGTCGATCAGGTTCTCGTTGTCGGCGGTCAGCCGGGCGATCCACTCGATCTGCTCGCCGGTCCGCAGCTTCGGTCGCGCGGTGCGGAGCATCCGGCTGAAGTAGACCGTGTGCGCCCAGCGGAAGCGGTCGTACTCACCCGAGGCCTTCAGCTGCTCGGAGCCGTACGCACGGACCGTCTCCAGCATCCGGTAGCGCACGGACCGCTCGTCGGCGGCGGCTTCGACGAGCGACTTGTCGACAAGGGATGCGAGTACGCCGAGCACGGACTCCGCGGGGAGGTGCTGGTCGCTGCAGATCTGCTCGGCCGCGTCCAGCGTGGCGCCGCC harbors:
- a CDS encoding RHS repeat domain-containing protein, with protein sequence MRYRRHLLLASTAGVLAVSLVATTPGVAPAALTPAKHTASHGKPAREPSVPVQDLPAKPGLPDRDSEHAITAVAQPQWPAPGRAEVAVPRPQAQPVDWTTTLSGHANTTITGPATQAGSLPIRIGPTAAANKAAATKTAATKAAAKAAAGQAVADSPSKVAVELLGPTGNQLRFRINRTDGVTKTGKVSLRLDYSGFRQAFGGDWSTRLQVVSVPDCAGCTPVRLPSHNDGKGEISADVPAGAGPATFALSAAAAGPAGDGTATSLTPTATWQVGGSSGDFSWSYPMQVPPSLGGPKPTLALGYASGSVDGRTTAANSQASWVGAGFEFAPGGTIERRYASCASKTEQKGNNGTGVTGDFCWATDNATFTLNGAGGELVLDDQTQTWHSRTDDGLTIEKLSGADNGDGGPATGLAAKGEYWRITDKSGTQYYFGLNKLPGASGSTNSAWTVPVAGNNPGEPCHATAFVDSFCQQAYRWNLDYVVDRHGNTMSFYYDVETNKYGRAGKSTLVADYVRAGNLNRIEYGQQAGKLADNTAKVAQVRFETAERCLKASGCVASDYVDTPLDQECTSTTNCGDLLYPSFWTKKRLSRVVTEVWRGTAYQPVESWTLRQSFLDPNDGGRSGMLWLEGITSTGLVGGSKALPEVTFAAQLLPNRLIGPDSQGQPALIWPRIKTITYGTGGQVAVNYLGPDCTVPSDLPPVDNNGKRCYPIKWTPKDQAERQDWFAKYVVNQVTESDLVGGTPGQVTNIAYPEAPAWRHDEEDGLVEVDRKTWSQWRGYEKVKVTTGNGTDGPATVKMNIYYRGMDGDVRQDGSVKTVDVTDSTGAKSADLNPLAGKLREQTTYSGSTVVDRSITDQWVSKDPTATRVKAWGTTKAYRVQDKAIRQDQAVGSGWLQSSSSNAYDEATGRLTAKTDLGNLADPNDDVCTRYEYFDNPAAGIAELPSREQTVKVACDKPWTNKDVLSDTKTSYDPANGDKLAVQRLSGFDTGGQPTYQTVSTADYDTFGRVRHTNDALQRTTTVDYAPAAGGPLTTTKTTQPNGQTATSSLDPAWGEEVAVTDVAGRTTRTTRDPLGRSVQTWLPGNTSSTPNSAADYSNEPGKPGVVSTTSLRADGSTELTREFSDGLMRRRQTQSEAADGIGRIVTDYITDSRGQQVKQNGPYANDAPIGFEIVKPTDEKEVPAQKLTSYDALGRPQQESFLSLGATQWTRTHTNGTGVETIEPPAGDQATTRITDLQGRLVELRSYHGNKATGTYDKTSYTYTPAGQLASVTDPAGNVWQYTYDVRGRKIEENDPDRGTTTYTYNDLDQVATTTDARKVTLTYGYDDLGRQVTVKNGDTLLTEWKYDTIKPGSLTSATRYVGGNAYTLRYTGYDDGGRPTGTELVIPASEGKLGGTYPVSTTYTADGQLKTTTTPGRGGLPDETVTVGYDQRSRPISLTGASSYVSETDYTPYGETSRIQMANGGNWAEQLFEYEPGSHRLSRSSMLTPNGYESDVRYGYDPAGNIVKATDTPTTVDAKDTQCFGYDDYRRLTQAWTPSSGDCGPVPDKNALGGPAPYWYSWTFDAIGNRKSEQRITPGGQTNATYEYPATGQPQPHAVQKVTTAGTGGTRVDQYGYDLDGNLQTRTKGGVTDTLAWTDDGKLGQLAGNGKTSSSIYAADGSRILRKDASGTTLFIGDTELQLKPDGSLVGTRYYALGDQQVAVRTGNKVTWVSGDHHGTMTVSVDADTLAVQRRRITPYGEVRGTAPTAWPGQRGFVGGVQDDQTGLVHLGAREYDPDSGRFISADPQLDTEDPQQMNAYAYANNSPVTFSDPDGQRYVTETVTTLREVVKVVYKRITEEKERLVRHTRLLILSVGLYLAFRAMGWNSLANALLVYASYVVREIIRITRTIRELVKVQERVTRKLKRWVGDAEAKDLDRMLRQSKDTLAAAERIAARANAVLTWAYQLRAANSQGGGGGGGGSGRPPIDIGNNDPGDLPWGTVLTGGLAGKNIGDFFGEVTKDGGTWKDVFVKFKGNIAGLVVTSWLQMAWNDSNEPGGFNVPKALSWTAPFPRFMYWLYQMDSPAPQRPDNTDPKSGCGVYAMGAGSRC